A stretch of the Rhizomicrobium sp. genome encodes the following:
- a CDS encoding energy transducer TonB → MLDKLPEELKAEVVQPKDEVKPPPPPPPDLVKPPPPFVPPPEINIQTDAAPTNAITAVQNTVATPPAPVQAAEPPPTPSKAVGRTHDCQSYYPPLSSRLNEQGDVAVHYDVGVDGSISNVGLTKSSGFDRLDQAALSCVSSRWRNTPAMQGGSPVASPNHQAIIRFVFH, encoded by the coding sequence ATGCTCGACAAGCTGCCCGAAGAATTGAAGGCGGAAGTCGTTCAGCCCAAGGATGAGGTGAAGCCGCCGCCGCCGCCGCCGCCGGATCTGGTCAAGCCGCCGCCGCCCTTCGTGCCGCCGCCGGAGATCAACATCCAGACGGACGCGGCGCCGACCAATGCGATTACCGCGGTGCAGAACACCGTGGCGACTCCGCCCGCGCCGGTCCAGGCCGCCGAGCCGCCTCCGACGCCTTCCAAGGCTGTCGGCCGCACCCATGACTGCCAGTCCTATTATCCGCCGCTGTCCAGCCGCCTGAACGAGCAGGGCGATGTCGCGGTGCACTATGATGTGGGCGTCGATGGCTCCATCAGCAATGTGGGCCTGACCAAATCAAGCGGCTTCGACCGGTTGGACCAGGCGGCGCTTTCGTGCGTTTCCTCCCGTTGGCGCAATACGCCCGCCATGCAGGGCGGCTCGCCCGTGGCTTCGCCGAATCATCAGGCCATCATCCGCTTTGTCTTCCACTGA
- a CDS encoding MotA/TolQ/ExbB proton channel family protein has protein sequence MNLKHLTIAAAFVLISGLGASQAFAQSTPPADPAASAAAPAAAPAPAPAAPAISAPAPKPAASTDNPYGLEDIIKKGNPVSLTVLGLLAIMSAGTWYIFFMKFFEQSRILTQARTVEKRFWTSGTLAEGVDKLPKNSMFRSVADAGIRASQGGTSLVGLNDWIAMSLTRQLEDANSRLQGSIAFLASVGSTAPFVGLFGTVWGILQALIAIGVAGQASIDKVAGPVGEALIMTAIGLMVAVPAVLIYNYLVRRNKVINEKLRGFAGDLQTYLITKSAK, from the coding sequence ATGAACTTGAAGCACCTGACGATCGCAGCCGCCTTCGTCCTGATTTCGGGCCTTGGCGCTAGCCAGGCCTTCGCCCAGTCCACGCCGCCTGCCGACCCCGCAGCGTCCGCCGCGGCACCGGCCGCCGCGCCGGCACCGGCTCCCGCCGCGCCTGCGATTTCCGCGCCGGCGCCCAAGCCCGCGGCATCGACCGACAATCCCTATGGCCTCGAGGACATCATCAAGAAGGGCAACCCGGTCTCGCTGACCGTGCTCGGCCTTCTGGCGATCATGTCCGCCGGCACCTGGTACATCTTCTTCATGAAGTTCTTCGAGCAGTCGCGCATCCTGACCCAGGCGCGCACGGTCGAGAAGCGCTTCTGGACCTCGGGCACGCTGGCCGAGGGCGTCGACAAGCTGCCGAAGAACTCGATGTTCCGTTCGGTGGCCGATGCCGGCATCCGCGCCAGCCAGGGCGGCACCAGCCTCGTCGGTCTCAATGACTGGATCGCGATGTCGCTGACCCGCCAGCTCGAAGACGCCAATTCGCGTCTGCAGGGTTCGATCGCCTTCCTCGCTTCGGTCGGTTCGACCGCGCCCTTCGTCGGTCTGTTCGGCACGGTGTGGGGCATTCTGCAGGCCCTTATCGCGATCGGCGTCGCCGGTCAGGCCTCGATCGACAAGGTCGCGGGTCCGGTCGGTGAGGCGCTGATCATGACCGCCATCGGCCTGATGGTCGCGGTGCCGGCGGTGTTGATCTACAACTACCTCGTCCGCCGCAACAAGGTCATCAACGAGAAGCTTCGCGGCTTCGCGGGCGACCTGCAGACCTATCTGATCACCAAGAGCGCCAAGTAA
- a CDS encoding biopolymer transporter ExbD, with translation MAMNVQQDDHGEDPDLNTTINTTPLVDVMLVLLIIFLVTIPVIVKTVPVQLPNYKNIATITKPENIVVAVDKDENIYYNNQPIDPSELKDKLEDALRRALATAKPLPEVHIRADKNVRFQAVGRVVFACQVAGIQKVGFLTEPRNDQPQ, from the coding sequence ATGGCTATGAACGTTCAGCAGGACGATCACGGCGAAGATCCGGATCTGAACACGACCATCAACACCACGCCTCTCGTGGACGTGATGCTCGTGCTTCTCATCATCTTCCTGGTCACCATTCCGGTGATCGTGAAGACGGTTCCGGTCCAGCTTCCGAACTATAAGAACATCGCGACCATCACGAAGCCGGAAAACATCGTCGTCGCCGTCGATAAGGACGAGAACATCTATTACAACAACCAGCCGATCGATCCGTCGGAGCTGAAGGACAAGTTGGAGGACGCGCTGCGGCGCGCCCTCGCGACCGCCAAGCCGCTTCCCGAGGTCCACATCCGGGCCGACAAGAATGTCCGCTTCCAGGCGGTCGGCCGGGTGGTGTTTGCCTGCCAGGTTGCCGGCATCCAGAAAGTCGGCTTCCTGACCGAACCGCGCAACGATCAGCCGCAGTAA
- a CDS encoding biopolymer transporter ExbD, translated as MAMNVGNESGEGEVMVEMNTTPLIDVMLVLLTLLIITLPIQTHAVKLDMPQKNNKPPQTPPVVVTLVVDFDGSILWNGTQVDRATLDSYLSSAATDDPQPEIHLQPNRLAKYNQVAMVLADAQRIGVTHIGFTGIENMQ; from the coding sequence ATGGCAATGAATGTCGGCAACGAGAGCGGCGAAGGCGAGGTGATGGTGGAGATGAACACCACGCCGCTGATCGACGTGATGCTCGTTCTCCTCACCCTTCTCATCATCACGCTTCCCATCCAGACGCACGCCGTGAAGCTCGACATGCCGCAGAAGAACAACAAGCCGCCGCAGACGCCGCCGGTCGTGGTGACGCTCGTGGTGGACTTCGACGGCTCGATCCTGTGGAACGGCACCCAGGTCGACCGCGCGACGCTGGACAGCTACCTGTCCTCGGCCGCGACGGACGATCCGCAGCCGGAAATCCATCTCCAGCCCAACCGCCTGGCCAAGTACAACCAGGTGGCGATGGTGTTGGCCGATGCGCAGCGCATCGGGGTGACTCACATCGGGTTCACCGGCATCGAGAATATGCAGTAA